The following proteins are encoded in a genomic region of Desulfosporosinus youngiae DSM 17734:
- a CDS encoding rubrerythrin family protein codes for MDNQKTLQNLMEAFAGESQANRKYSAYSKKAEAEGKKNAAKLFKAASDAEILHAQKHFEVAGKIMSTVENLNDAIKGENHEYQSMYPEFLKVAQEEGNQAAVRTFTYALKAEEVHARLYKEALENIEQEEEVFYYLCPVCGNIEKVVPEKCPICGVPGTKFIKY; via the coding sequence ATGGATAACCAAAAAACATTACAAAATTTGATGGAAGCTTTTGCTGGTGAATCACAGGCTAATCGAAAATATTCCGCTTACTCCAAAAAAGCCGAGGCGGAAGGAAAAAAGAATGCTGCAAAACTTTTCAAAGCAGCTTCTGATGCCGAAATCCTTCATGCCCAAAAGCATTTTGAGGTTGCCGGTAAGATCATGTCCACAGTTGAAAATTTGAACGATGCCATCAAGGGAGAAAATCATGAATATCAAAGTATGTATCCGGAATTCTTAAAAGTAGCTCAAGAAGAAGGTAATCAGGCTGCAGTAAGAACGTTTACATATGCTCTTAAAGCGGAAGAGGTTCATGCAAGATTATATAAAGAAGCGCTGGAGAATATAGAGCAAGAGGAAGAAGTCTTCTACTATCTTTGCCCTGTTTGCGGAAACATTGAGAAAGTAGTACCTGAGAAATGTCCTATTTGCGGAGTTCCTGGGACGAAATTCATCAAATATTAG
- a CDS encoding MFS transporter produces MRETKDLVIEVDKETTFRRNIILFLGSQSISLFGSALVQHAIMWYITLTTQSGAMMTIAIICGFVPAFILSPVAGVWADRYNRKMLIILSDALIAIATLILAILFLIGYDALWLLFVMSAVRAIGTGIQNPAVGAILPQIVPEDKLTKVSGTNGSIQALVTLVSPMVSAALLTIASLEVIFFIDVITAAIAIIILLVFLDIPVHAKALKKQTTSYFNDFKQGLVYINNHSFLKSFFIFFAFFFVLVAPAAFLTPLQVARSFGEEVWRLSAIEVTFAIGMTAGGLLIAAWGGFKNKIHTMALSSFVIGACTFALGLVPVFWIYLVFMVLTGVAMPIFNTPSTVLLQEKVEGDYLGRVFGVLGMIATSMMPLGMLVFGPISDVIKIEWLLIGTGLLMFLQGFFLLGSKVLIEAGKSISDEAHS; encoded by the coding sequence ATGAGAGAAACCAAGGACCTTGTAATTGAGGTCGATAAGGAAACAACGTTTAGAAGAAACATTATTCTTTTTTTAGGCAGCCAGAGTATCTCGCTCTTTGGATCGGCCTTGGTTCAGCATGCCATTATGTGGTATATCACGTTAACTACGCAGTCGGGTGCTATGATGACAATAGCTATTATTTGCGGTTTTGTGCCTGCGTTTATCCTATCTCCGGTTGCGGGGGTATGGGCAGATCGATACAATCGGAAAATGCTTATTATTTTATCCGATGCCTTGATCGCGATTGCAACTCTAATATTAGCCATTTTATTTTTAATCGGATATGATGCACTTTGGTTGCTCTTTGTGATGTCTGCTGTCCGGGCGATCGGGACAGGTATTCAAAATCCGGCGGTTGGGGCCATCCTTCCGCAGATTGTGCCTGAGGATAAGCTTACTAAGGTGAGCGGAACAAATGGAAGTATCCAAGCTCTCGTAACGCTCGTGTCTCCTATGGTTAGTGCGGCACTTCTTACAATAGCTTCACTTGAAGTCATTTTCTTTATCGATGTGATTACCGCGGCGATAGCGATCATTATATTGCTGGTATTTTTGGATATTCCAGTTCATGCGAAGGCATTAAAAAAGCAAACAACCAGCTATTTCAATGATTTCAAACAAGGTTTGGTCTATATTAATAACCATAGCTTTCTGAAGAGCTTTTTTATATTTTTTGCTTTTTTCTTTGTCCTGGTTGCACCTGCAGCCTTTCTAACACCACTTCAAGTTGCGCGCAGTTTCGGTGAGGAAGTTTGGCGTTTAAGTGCGATTGAAGTCACCTTCGCTATAGGTATGACGGCCGGTGGACTCCTCATCGCTGCCTGGGGCGGGTTTAAGAATAAGATTCATACCATGGCATTATCGAGTTTTGTGATTGGTGCTTGCACATTCGCACTCGGGCTTGTTCCTGTCTTTTGGATCTATTTAGTCTTCATGGTTCTGACCGGTGTGGCAATGCCTATCTTTAATACTCCTTCTACAGTTTTATTACAAGAGAAAGTTGAAGGGGATTATCTGGGAAGAGTATTCGGGGTATTAGGAATGATAGCAACATCCATGATGCCGTTAGGAATGCTCGTCTTCGGACCAATATCCGACGTTATTAAAATCGAGTGGCTGCTTATAGGAACGGGTTTATTGATGTTTTTACAGGGGTTTTTCTTATTAGGCAGCAAAGTATTAATTGAGGCGGGAAAGTCTATTTCAGATGAAGCTCATAGTTGA
- a CDS encoding lactate permease LctP family transporter produces MPWYQNYAALNNSIGLTALAVSIPILFLFWALAIKQMKGYIAGVLTLLLTLADVIIVYKMPVGTALSASFLGIVNGLFPIAWIVVAAVFLYNLTVESGHFEVIKSSIASVSDDRRIQALLVAFCFGAFLEGAAGFGAPVAISGAILIGLGFEPLYAAGLCLIANTAPVAFGAIGSPIIAAGSVTGLGDFVISQAVGRQLPFLSVVIPLYLIILMAGWKAAKEVLPAILVTGVSFAVAQWWSSNYLGAYLPDIISSLTSLVATTVFLKFWKPKTIWRFPSEKKDANAKVTHYSSGEVIKAWSPFVILTVMVAIWGTPAFKNWVVKDLQWIINIPHWPGLDGLVYKMTPIVSSPSVYGASYKWEFFSAGGTAILISAIISMAILRISPAKGAVVFVRTVKQLIYPIITMGSVLGFAYLANYSGLSFTLGLLFASTGKAFAFLSPVLGWMGVFLTGSDTSANALFGKLQQVTAEQIGVNPVLTVAANSSGGVVGKMISPQSIAVAAAATSLVGRESDLFRFTIKHSLIFLVAVAIMITLQAYVVPWMIPVVASF; encoded by the coding sequence ATGCCATGGTATCAAAATTATGCAGCTCTTAACAATAGCATTGGACTAACTGCGCTTGCAGTGTCTATTCCAATTCTATTCTTGTTTTGGGCGCTGGCAATCAAACAAATGAAGGGGTATATCGCAGGAGTATTAACCTTGCTTTTGACCTTAGCTGATGTGATTATCGTTTATAAAATGCCTGTAGGAACTGCGCTTTCAGCTAGCTTCTTAGGAATTGTTAATGGATTGTTTCCAATTGCCTGGATCGTTGTGGCAGCTGTTTTTTTGTACAATTTGACTGTTGAGTCAGGACATTTCGAAGTTATTAAGAGTTCCATTGCCTCAGTTTCTGATGACCGCCGGATTCAAGCCTTACTGGTAGCCTTTTGCTTCGGTGCGTTTTTAGAGGGCGCGGCAGGTTTTGGTGCCCCGGTTGCTATTTCAGGGGCCATTCTCATTGGTTTAGGTTTTGAGCCCTTGTATGCTGCCGGTTTGTGTCTGATTGCCAATACCGCTCCGGTTGCTTTTGGTGCGATCGGCAGCCCAATTATTGCTGCCGGTAGTGTAACGGGTTTAGGTGATTTCGTTATCTCTCAAGCGGTAGGACGTCAATTACCATTTCTATCGGTTGTGATTCCCCTCTATTTAATTATCCTTATGGCAGGTTGGAAAGCGGCTAAAGAAGTGTTGCCTGCCATTCTAGTAACAGGTGTATCCTTTGCAGTTGCCCAGTGGTGGTCCTCTAACTATTTGGGAGCTTATTTGCCTGATATTATTTCTTCATTGACCTCGTTAGTAGCTACTACGGTATTTTTGAAGTTCTGGAAGCCCAAAACTATCTGGCGTTTTCCAAGTGAGAAAAAGGATGCCAATGCTAAGGTTACGCATTATAGTTCCGGAGAAGTTATAAAGGCTTGGTCGCCATTTGTTATCCTGACCGTAATGGTGGCTATTTGGGGTACTCCGGCCTTTAAAAATTGGGTTGTTAAGGATTTGCAATGGATCATTAATATTCCCCATTGGCCGGGTCTTGATGGCCTGGTCTATAAAATGACGCCTATTGTGTCGAGTCCATCAGTCTATGGAGCGTCTTACAAATGGGAATTCTTTTCCGCCGGCGGTACCGCAATATTAATATCAGCCATAATTTCAATGGCCATTTTACGCATTTCTCCAGCAAAGGGTGCTGTAGTCTTTGTTCGTACAGTTAAGCAGCTCATATACCCAATTATTACGATGGGTTCCGTTCTCGGTTTTGCTTATTTAGCAAACTATTCAGGGCTTTCCTTTACACTTGGATTACTGTTTGCATCAACCGGTAAAGCATTCGCATTCCTTTCGCCAGTTCTTGGCTGGATGGGTGTATTCCTTACGGGTTCGGATACTTCAGCCAATGCACTGTTCGGCAAGCTGCAGCAAGTTACGGCTGAACAAATAGGGGTTAATCCGGTTCTTACAGTAGCGGCCAATAGCTCGGGCGGAGTTGTCGGAAAAATGATCTCTCCACAGTCGATTGCCGTCGCTGCTGCAGCAACATCCCTTGTTGGGCGGGAATCGGATCTGTTCCGATTTACGATTAAACATTCCCTTATATTCCTGGTTGCGGTTGCTATAATGATCACGTTGCAAGCCTATGTCGTTCCCTGGATGATACCTGTGGTAGCATCGTTCTAA
- a CDS encoding ParA family protein translates to MSKRSKSKATNLNNARPARIISIASQKGGVGKTATVTNMAVGLASLGYKTAVIDMDAQGHIALSFGIKKADLEKTIYDVLIGEAAMDDIKHTKFGVDLYLSNSSLADLGPKVMSHLNAKLFPAPKYLLRKAIGQIKTQYDYILIDTSPSNDIPTINSLLASTDIIIPVLPEGLSIDGIYETILLIKELQEQGTKINILGVLPTMVQDHTNLHHVKLQELRKEFAETPDIKVFDTVIKRAIRHGLAQTHGEPDINKAPEYLTFVKEAFAIA, encoded by the coding sequence ATGTCAAAACGTTCTAAATCTAAAGCTACTAATCTGAATAACGCAAGACCTGCACGAATCATTTCTATTGCCTCACAAAAAGGTGGAGTTGGCAAAACGGCAACCGTTACAAACATGGCTGTAGGGTTAGCCAGTCTCGGATACAAAACTGCCGTCATTGACATGGATGCTCAAGGCCACATTGCCTTATCATTCGGAATCAAAAAGGCTGACTTAGAGAAAACTATTTATGACGTGTTAATAGGCGAAGCAGCAATGGATGATATTAAACATACTAAATTTGGAGTAGACCTCTACTTATCCAACAGTTCTCTTGCCGATCTTGGCCCAAAAGTAATGTCTCATCTTAACGCCAAGCTGTTTCCTGCTCCCAAATACCTACTAAGAAAGGCAATCGGTCAGATAAAAACCCAATACGATTACATTCTAATTGATACGTCTCCAAGCAATGACATTCCAACGATAAATTCCCTTTTAGCTTCTACAGATATTATCATCCCCGTGCTTCCTGAAGGCCTTTCTATAGATGGTATCTACGAGACAATTCTTCTAATAAAAGAGCTCCAGGAACAAGGTACTAAGATAAATATTTTAGGTGTGCTCCCTACTATGGTTCAAGATCATACTAATCTTCATCATGTTAAACTTCAAGAACTACGTAAAGAATTTGCGGAAACCCCAGACATAAAAGTTTTTGACACAGTTATCAAACGAGCCATACGGCACGGATTAGCGCAAACTCACGGCGAACCCGACATTAACAAAGCACCGGAGTATCTCACATTTGTGAAGGAAGCGTTCGCTATAGCCTAA
- a CDS encoding LytS/YhcK type 5TM receptor domain-containing protein, giving the protein MYSILFKQLALDTSFLITIAYLLSLTPLFKRTMRGTINTREKLILIIVFGSIGIVGTYLSLPIKGALANSRIVGVVAGGLLGGPGIGLAVGVIAGVHRLFLGGATALGCGIAAALNGLLAGIFVKYFSYKNLTWKQTYLIGVMSGILEMLMILLTLPAPSGWEVVKTLGPPMIVMNGLGIAIFYGIAQNSILEEERIGAYQAQNALVIANLTLPILRQGLNEETAEKVCKIILERTDFAAVAITSEQKVLSHVGKESDHHTAGIDILTKVTMEAIDSGEIRLAKNKEEIGCPNNACCLGSALIVPLRFENTVAGALKVYREEKQSLTKVDREFAAGLGQLFSTQLELAALEIKASLVSKAELKALQAQINPHFLFNAINTIVSFCRTNPNRARDLLLQLGDFFRKNLQSCDNFVSLQEECDHIHAYLTIEQARFSDRLDVIAQISEEALKWQIPGLTLQPLIENAIKHGIYPLNSGGQVVVSAVEKEGFLIIEIRDNGVGIPEETLNLLKSGAAIQSKGLGIGLKNIEQRLRYAYHGRAEFEIKSKAGHGTVVTLKIPEIPM; this is encoded by the coding sequence ATGTATTCTATTCTTTTCAAGCAACTAGCCTTAGATACGAGTTTTCTAATCACCATTGCCTATTTATTAAGTCTGACTCCTTTATTCAAAAGGACTATGCGAGGGACTATTAATACCCGGGAAAAACTTATTTTAATAATTGTATTTGGAAGCATAGGGATCGTTGGAACCTATTTGAGCCTGCCAATAAAAGGGGCGTTAGCGAATTCCAGAATTGTAGGCGTAGTAGCCGGAGGGCTTCTGGGCGGACCTGGCATTGGCTTGGCTGTAGGAGTCATTGCAGGTGTGCATCGCTTGTTCCTAGGAGGAGCAACCGCCTTAGGTTGTGGAATTGCTGCGGCTTTAAATGGTTTATTGGCGGGAATATTCGTTAAATATTTCTCCTATAAAAATTTAACTTGGAAACAGACCTATCTAATCGGGGTTATGTCAGGAATATTGGAGATGCTTATGATTTTGTTAACTCTCCCAGCACCCAGCGGTTGGGAGGTTGTCAAGACCTTGGGGCCGCCTATGATTGTTATGAATGGCCTGGGAATAGCAATTTTTTATGGAATTGCGCAAAACTCGATTCTTGAGGAAGAACGAATAGGAGCCTATCAGGCCCAAAATGCCTTGGTTATCGCCAACTTAACGTTGCCTATCTTACGCCAGGGATTAAATGAAGAGACTGCTGAAAAAGTATGCAAGATTATTCTTGAACGGACAGATTTTGCCGCAGTTGCTATTACAAGTGAACAGAAAGTCTTATCTCATGTAGGAAAGGAGTCGGATCATCATACTGCCGGCATAGATATCCTTACAAAAGTAACTATGGAGGCTATAGACTCAGGAGAAATCAGGTTAGCTAAAAATAAAGAAGAGATCGGATGTCCAAATAACGCTTGTTGTTTAGGGTCGGCACTCATTGTACCCTTAAGGTTTGAGAATACTGTAGCAGGTGCCCTTAAGGTTTACAGAGAGGAAAAACAAAGTTTAACTAAAGTTGATCGAGAGTTTGCTGCGGGGCTGGGTCAACTGTTCTCAACTCAATTGGAGCTTGCAGCCTTGGAAATAAAAGCGAGTTTGGTTAGTAAAGCAGAACTTAAAGCACTTCAAGCCCAAATTAATCCCCATTTTCTGTTTAATGCTATTAATACCATTGTCTCTTTTTGCCGAACAAATCCCAATAGGGCGAGAGATTTGCTGTTACAATTAGGGGATTTTTTCAGAAAAAATCTCCAAAGCTGCGATAACTTTGTTTCTCTGCAAGAAGAGTGTGATCACATACATGCCTATTTAACAATTGAGCAAGCACGTTTTTCAGATCGATTAGATGTTATTGCACAAATATCAGAAGAAGCCCTGAAATGGCAGATACCTGGACTAACCCTTCAGCCCCTAATCGAAAATGCTATCAAACATGGAATCTATCCTCTGAATTCAGGGGGTCAGGTGGTTGTTTCAGCAGTAGAGAAAGAGGGCTTTCTTATTATAGAAATCAGGGATAATGGAGTAGGTATACCTGAGGAAACCTTGAACCTATTGAAATCGGGGGCGGCCATTCAATCGAAAGGGTTAGGTATTGGCCTCAAAAATATCGAGCAAAGATTAAGGTATGCTTATCATGGGCGGGCGGAGTTTGAGATTAAAAGTAAGGCTGGACATGGAACTGTGGTTACTTTAAAGATTCCAGAGATCCCCATGTAA
- a CDS encoding metallophosphoesterase, giving the protein MSFYIGRRGWQIVDKSGKRNKIIYGLLLGLLIITFPIAEMGQNWLPQTLVPAASITGWYAMIAVVYLCFLLMVIDCLRLMNRRIPFVPKVIRDHDRTPKVVAFLMLGLIVIILIYGTWNARHPDITHYELAIDKKAGSMEQLRIAMVSDIHYGAIIDAPRLNRMVEAINELQADVIVMPGDIVDGTVGQEEFQILIEIFKQMNSNYGTYIVPGNHDRWIRSPDLVQDWEEAGIVVLRDRQIKVGDCFYIIGRDDPGHRRELGRKGLEELMQGVNPSLPLILLDHQPINLEEAEKNGIDLQLSGHTHMGQIFPVHLITSQLYDTDWGLLTRGGYHLIVSSGYGTWGPPLRIGTNPEIVAVTLKFAR; this is encoded by the coding sequence ATGAGCTTTTATATTGGACGCAGGGGTTGGCAGATCGTTGATAAGTCAGGGAAGAGAAACAAGATAATTTATGGCTTATTGCTCGGATTGTTAATCATTACGTTTCCCATTGCGGAAATGGGACAAAATTGGCTTCCTCAAACCCTTGTGCCAGCGGCAAGCATTACTGGCTGGTACGCAATGATTGCAGTAGTATACCTATGCTTCTTGCTGATGGTCATTGATTGTTTGAGATTAATGAATAGACGTATTCCCTTTGTTCCTAAAGTTATCAGGGATCACGACCGCACCCCCAAAGTAGTGGCCTTCTTAATGCTTGGCTTGATTGTAATTATCCTAATATATGGCACTTGGAATGCCCGTCATCCTGATATCACACATTATGAACTGGCAATCGATAAAAAAGCTGGTTCAATGGAGCAGCTCCGGATTGCAATGGTCTCCGACATTCACTACGGAGCGATTATTGATGCTCCACGTTTGAATAGAATGGTTGAAGCAATTAACGAACTTCAGGCAGATGTTATTGTCATGCCAGGCGACATCGTTGATGGAACAGTTGGTCAGGAGGAATTCCAAATCCTTATCGAAATCTTTAAACAAATGAATTCAAACTATGGGACATACATCGTTCCAGGTAATCACGATCGTTGGATACGCAGCCCGGATTTAGTCCAGGATTGGGAGGAAGCGGGGATAGTGGTTCTGAGAGACCGGCAGATAAAGGTCGGAGATTGTTTTTATATTATAGGAAGGGATGATCCCGGGCACCGGCGTGAGCTGGGACGTAAAGGTTTAGAGGAATTAATGCAGGGAGTCAATCCTTCACTGCCTCTTATTCTATTGGATCATCAGCCTATCAATTTGGAAGAAGCCGAAAAGAATGGAATCGATCTTCAATTATCTGGACATACCCACATGGGGCAGATCTTTCCCGTTCATCTTATAACCAGCCAACTTTATGACACAGACTGGGGATTACTTACCAGAGGTGGTTATCATCTTATCGTGTCCTCCGGCTATGGAACTTGGGGGCCGCCGTTAAGAATTGGTACAAACCCCGAAATCGTTGCTGTTACACTCAAATTCGCTCGCTAA
- a CDS encoding LytR/AlgR family response regulator transcription factor, which produces MRVIVADDEQPARDELIYLLGKMQEVNIIGEAATNEEVLKKVRELKPDVVFLDIEMSDGSGLETAKKLSRDTNNTAKPAVVFATAYNYYAVQAFDLNATDYLLKPFREERIAETVQRLKMRLNRLNHLDEQEDEPLQNEFMEKLNRIYSILQPDSGLSKLKVEDNEKIYLIPFEDILYATIEERSVRIFTDKRSYLASYNLGELESILGDSFLRIHKSYIANLNMVEAVVPWFNNTCNLTMQDGSEIPVSRTYVKTLRHRLKL; this is translated from the coding sequence ATGAGAGTTATCGTAGCAGATGATGAACAACCGGCTCGTGATGAATTAATTTATTTGTTAGGCAAAATGCAGGAAGTTAATATCATTGGAGAAGCCGCTACCAATGAGGAAGTGCTGAAAAAAGTCAGGGAATTAAAGCCGGACGTTGTTTTTCTGGACATTGAAATGTCGGATGGCTCCGGCTTGGAGACTGCAAAAAAACTTTCCAGGGATACAAACAATACGGCAAAGCCGGCAGTCGTTTTTGCTACTGCTTACAATTACTATGCAGTACAGGCTTTTGATTTAAATGCTACAGATTATTTGTTAAAACCCTTTAGAGAAGAAAGAATAGCTGAAACTGTTCAGAGATTGAAAATGCGTCTCAATCGATTGAACCATTTAGATGAACAAGAAGACGAACCTTTACAAAACGAGTTTATGGAAAAGTTAAATAGAATCTATTCAATTCTTCAGCCGGATAGCGGACTGTCAAAACTAAAGGTTGAAGATAATGAGAAGATCTATTTAATTCCTTTTGAAGATATCCTTTATGCAACGATCGAAGAACGATCAGTAAGGATCTTTACAGACAAGCGCAGCTATTTGGCCAGCTATAATTTAGGTGAATTAGAGAGTATCTTAGGAGATTCCTTTTTGAGAATTCATAAGAGTTATATTGCAAATTTAAATATGGTTGAGGCTGTTGTTCCCTGGTTTAATAACACTTGTAATCTAACAATGCAAGATGGCTCGGAAATCCCTGTTAGTCGGACATACGTGAAAACTCTTAGACATCGTTTGAAACTATGA
- a CDS encoding M48 family metallopeptidase: MHYPNDSIRRTKIGWFLLIGLTVIFMFLYLKSALIPGPIDPAITKYFSFAMADKARIYNSTPRILFIVKFVLQIFLLFWLIFSSRGQRFFQRIQRTCRNYTLTSVISILSIWLLSKVLALPFSYYTGYYWQKVWGFSTQTPGGWWIDYLKNTGIDLLTFLIGGLLFFWLVNRFQRYWWLVGAILFSLWLVIAHYFLPVIISPLFNDFEPLTDPAIVNMVDDLAQRAGLNIDSVFVMDASRQTTLANAYFSGVGTTKRIVIYDTLLDNYSLPEIKAVIAHEIGHWRNNDIVHGLLYGIIGTFIFFALLRILLKPWLSNNRNKPPQLWAALQLALILLLFVSTPLQNGISREMELRADRFSLELTGDLSGEIQLQKNLASRSLSDLSPPRFIVWFSYSHPPALSRINSLEKVYIETQDSAHSAK; the protein is encoded by the coding sequence ATGCATTATCCCAATGACAGTATCCGTCGAACCAAAATCGGCTGGTTTCTCCTTATAGGATTAACCGTGATTTTTATGTTTCTATATCTTAAATCAGCCCTCATTCCCGGTCCTATCGATCCAGCTATAACAAAGTATTTTTCGTTTGCAATGGCTGACAAGGCTAGAATATATAATTCAACGCCCCGAATCCTCTTTATAGTTAAGTTTGTTCTGCAGATCTTCCTTTTATTTTGGCTGATCTTTAGTTCCAGGGGACAAAGGTTCTTTCAGCGCATTCAAAGGACTTGCAGGAATTATACCTTAACCTCTGTGATATCCATTCTGAGCATATGGCTCCTATCCAAAGTCCTAGCCCTGCCCTTTTCTTATTACACCGGATATTACTGGCAGAAAGTCTGGGGTTTTAGTACTCAAACCCCAGGAGGTTGGTGGATCGACTATTTAAAAAATACCGGTATAGATCTCCTCACTTTTCTAATAGGAGGTTTGCTTTTTTTCTGGCTGGTCAACCGGTTTCAACGTTATTGGTGGTTGGTCGGTGCAATTCTTTTTAGTCTCTGGCTCGTTATTGCACACTATTTTTTGCCCGTCATCATCTCTCCACTCTTTAACGATTTTGAACCCTTAACCGATCCTGCTATCGTAAACATGGTTGATGATCTTGCTCAACGTGCAGGGCTAAACATTGATAGTGTTTTTGTGATGGATGCCAGCAGACAAACGACCTTAGCAAATGCCTATTTTTCTGGGGTAGGAACAACTAAACGAATTGTAATTTACGACACGCTCTTAGATAATTACTCCTTGCCAGAGATCAAAGCCGTAATTGCCCACGAAATAGGACATTGGCGAAATAATGATATCGTCCATGGGCTTCTCTACGGAATAATAGGAACCTTCATTTTCTTCGCTCTACTAAGAATTCTCTTGAAACCTTGGTTATCTAACAACCGCAACAAGCCGCCCCAGCTCTGGGCTGCCTTACAACTGGCGCTTATCCTTCTTCTTTTTGTGAGTACTCCTTTGCAAAATGGGATTTCCAGAGAAATGGAACTACGTGCGGATCGATTTTCCCTGGAGCTGACAGGAGACCTCTCTGGAGAAATCCAGCTGCAGAAAAATCTAGCCAGCAGAAGTTTGTCTGATTTGTCTCCTCCCCGCTTCATTGTTTGGTTTAGCTATAGCCATCCGCCTGCTCTATCCAGAATAAACTCTTTAGAAAAAGTATACATTGAGACTCAAGATTCCGCTCATTCTGCTAAGTAG
- a CDS encoding iron-containing alcohol dehydrogenase — translation MLNFDYSIPTQIFFGKDQIQKLPEQISLYGSRVLLVYGGGSIKKIGLYDKAIALLNEKQLSFWELSGVDPNPRIENVRSGIDLCRNHQIDIILAIGGGSTIDCAKLIAAGFFYKGDPWDLMIGKAQIEKALPLCTILTLAATGSEMDPIAVISNLKTNQKIGMGHPAMVPKFSILDPTYTYSVPRNQTAAGTADIMSHAFEAYFSGIRGAYLQSRLAEAILKTCIQYGPIALEEPENYEARANLMWASSLAINGLLSYGKQRKWSCHPIEHELSAYYDITHGVGLAIITPHWMEYILEDSTVDVFKDYGINVWGLDPMQDAYTIARTAISKTKAFFSSLDLPSTLCSVNIDEEKLELMANAATKHGPLGEFRPINAEDVLQILKSAL, via the coding sequence GTGCTTAACTTTGACTACTCAATACCAACGCAAATCTTCTTCGGTAAAGATCAAATTCAGAAGTTGCCTGAACAGATAAGTCTCTATGGCTCACGGGTCCTTCTAGTCTACGGTGGAGGAAGCATAAAAAAAATCGGCTTATATGACAAGGCTATCGCTCTTTTAAACGAAAAACAGCTTTCATTTTGGGAACTTTCCGGCGTGGATCCTAATCCCAGGATTGAAAATGTTCGCAGTGGGATCGACCTTTGTCGCAACCATCAAATTGACATTATATTGGCGATCGGGGGCGGAAGCACCATCGACTGCGCTAAACTGATTGCCGCAGGGTTCTTCTATAAGGGCGACCCCTGGGATTTAATGATCGGCAAGGCTCAAATTGAAAAGGCCTTACCCCTCTGTACAATCTTAACTCTCGCCGCCACAGGTTCTGAAATGGATCCCATTGCTGTGATCAGCAACCTAAAAACCAATCAGAAAATTGGGATGGGACATCCCGCGATGGTTCCTAAGTTCTCAATCCTAGACCCCACCTACACCTATTCCGTCCCCAGAAACCAAACCGCAGCGGGTACAGCCGACATCATGAGCCATGCTTTTGAAGCCTATTTCAGTGGCATACGGGGTGCTTATCTACAAAGCCGGCTGGCAGAGGCTATTCTGAAAACCTGTATCCAATATGGTCCCATAGCTTTAGAAGAACCGGAAAACTATGAAGCCCGCGCTAATTTGATGTGGGCCTCCAGCCTTGCAATAAACGGACTTCTGAGCTATGGTAAACAACGAAAATGGAGCTGCCACCCCATCGAGCATGAACTAAGTGCTTATTATGACATCACTCATGGAGTTGGACTGGCAATTATAACCCCGCACTGGATGGAGTATATCTTGGAGGATAGCACTGTTGATGTTTTTAAAGACTACGGCATCAATGTTTGGGGATTAGACCCAATGCAAGACGCCTATACTATAGCCAGAACTGCGATTTCAAAAACAAAAGCCTTCTTTAGTTCCTTAGATCTGCCATCAACCCTTTGTTCAGTAAATATTGACGAAGAAAAGCTTGAACTCATGGCAAATGCCGCTACTAAACATGGTCCTCTGGGTGAATTTCGTCCAATTAACGCAGAAGATGTTCTCCAGATCTTAAAATCTGCCCTCTAA